Part of the Paludisphaera borealis genome, ACGTCGGTGTCGCGGTCGAGCTTCGCCGCGGTCTCGATCCGGCGGTGAATCCAGGGCTTGAGGCCCGTGTCGCGCAGCTCGTTCCAGACCGGCTTCTCGGGCTTGCCGCGGACGCCCACCCAGAGCGGCAGCCGGGTCTGTAGCGAATGCAGGAAGGCCAAGCGGCGGCTCTTGGCGGGCTCGTCGCCGGGAGGCACCGGAAGCTCGTCGCGGAGCCAGGCCGGAAACAGCATCCAGGGGTCGGCGGTGACCGTCTTCCCGTCCATGAACCGCTTCAGGCCCTGCGCCCGGGCCGTCCAGTTGGGGGCGTCGCCGCTGGAGAACAATCGGTCGGGGTCGCGCATCGACTTGTTCGCCCAGAACCGGCAGACCGCCGGGACGTCGGGCGCCTCGAGCAGCCAGGCGAGCAGAAGCTGATCCTCGACGTGGACCAGCTTGAGCGGTTCGATCCAGCCCCACCACCGGACGAGCGACGACAACGCGCGGTAGATCAGCCGACGGTCGGCGCGCGGCAGACCGCGCATCGATTCGTGGGCGGCGGTGAGCGAGGTCTCCAGCCGCTTGTCCTTCTCGACGACGTCGCGGAGGACTCCCGGGGCGAGCGAGGCGATCAGGCTGGCGAGCGCGGGGATCGACTTGCCGCGAGCGGGACCGACCGGCCGTCCGCCCGCCGAGAGTCGACGGTTCGTTGAGGGTTTTGAGGTTCTTTTACGAGGAGGTTGGGTGTTTTTGCGCGACATGCCGGAGCGACCTCGGAGGGGGAAATCGAGCGAAAGTCGCCGGCTGACGCGGTCGGCCTGGCGACGGAATATCGGGGGCGAGCCTCAGCGCGATTTACGCTTCTGGGCGGTGCGGCGGTGGGGTCGATAACCCCCTCCGGCGCCGGCCCGCTTGGGAGGCTTCGCGCCCGGGGCGGGGGTCGGCTTGTCGCCGTCCTTAGAAGGGATCGTATGGACGTATTTCCCTTCGCCGAGCGAGCGCTGGGCGTCGGCCATCCGCGATTGCAGGGCGGCTTTGGGAGGTTGAGCGGGGATCAGGGCGTCGCAGCCCGAGCCGATCAGGTCTTGTCGACCGGCCGCCATGAGCGCTTTGCGGACCTCGAAGTAATTCTCGGGCCGGAAGTACTGGAGAAGCGCCCGCTGAAGCTTGCGGTCGCGGAGGTGCTGGGCGACGTAGACCGGCTCGCCGCTGAACGGGTCGAAGCCGGTGTAATACATGCAGGTGGCGATGTCGAACGGGGCTGGGATGAAGTCCTGCACCTGGTCGGGCCGGTAGCCGTTGCGCTTCAGGAACAGGGCCAGGTCGATCATCGCGTCCAGGTCGCTGCCCGGATGCGAGGCGATGTAATAGGGCACGAGGAACTGCTTCTTGCCCGCCTTGGCGCTCGCCGCCTGGAACGCCTCGGCGAAACCGTCGTAGTCGTTCGAGTTCGGCTTCTTCATCAGCTTCAGGACGTTCGAGTCGGTGTGCTCGGGCGCGACCTTGAGATGGCCGCCGACGTGGTGCCGCGCCAGCTCCTCAAGGTACTCGGGCGACTTCTGCGCGAGGTCCATCCGGATGCCCGAGGCCACGAGCACCTTGTCGATTCCCGCCACCTGGCGGCTCTCGCGCATCACCTCGATCAGCGGGCCGTGGTCGGTCCCCAGCAGTTTGCAGACCGTCGGATGGACGCACGACAGCCGCTTGCACTTGGCCTCGACCTCCGGCTTCGTGCAACGCATCTCGTACATGTTCGCCGTCGGGCCGCCGATGTCCGAGACCACGCCGGAGAACTTCGGGTCGCGGCCCATCTGCTGAAGCTCGGTGAGGATCGATTCCTTCGACCGCGACTGGATGATCCGCCCCTGGTGGGCCGTGATCGAGCAGAACGTGCAGCCGCCGAAGCAGCCGCGCATGATCGTCACCGAGTCCTTGACGACCTCGTAGGCCGGAATCCGCGCGCCCTTATACATCGGGTGCGGACGGCGGGTGTAAGAGAGGCCGTAGACGCGATCCATGTCTTCCTGGCTGATCGGCAACGGAGGCGGATTGCAGATGATCGCCTGGCGGTCGTGGTACTGCACGAGCGTCTTGGCGTTGAGCGGGTTCGTCTCGTGGTGGATGGTCTTGGTCGCCAGGGCGAACTTCCGCTTGTCGGTCTTCACCTCTTCATACGATGGCAGCTTGAGGGCGAGTTCCGGCGGGGTCTCGCTCGCGCCCAAGGCGTAGGCGATCCCGCGCATGTCGCGGAGGTCCTTGACGGTCTCGCCGGCCGCGAGCCGTCGGGCGATCTCGACGATCTGCTGCTCGCCCATGCCGAAGACGACGAGGTCGGCCTTGGCGTCGAGCACGATCGACCGCTTGACGGTGTCGCTCCAGTAGTCGTAATGAGCCAGGCGGCGGAGCGAGGCTTCCACGCCTCCGGCGATGATCGGCACGCCCGAAAAGGCTTCGCGGGCGCGATGCGAGTAGGGGATCGTCGCGCGATCGGGACGCAGGCCGATCTGGCCGCCGGGGCTGTAGGCGTCGTCGTTGCGAACCTTCTTGTTCGCGGTGTAGTGGTTGATCATGCTGTCCATGTTGCCGGCGCTGATGCCGAAGAACAGCCGGGGGCGGCCGAACTGCCGCCAGGGGGCGGCGCTCCGCCAATCGGGCTGGCTCAAGATCGCCACCCGAAATCCGGCCGCCTCCAGCACGCGGCCCAGAATGCCCATGGCGAACGCCGGGTGGTCGACGTAGGCGTCGCCGGTGACGAACACCACGTCCACGTAGTCCCATCCGCGCGCGTCCATCTCGGCCCGAGACGACGGCAGGTGCGGAAGCGTGAGCGGAACGAGCGGCAGTACCGGCAGTTGCGTCGGCGCCTCGTTCGGACCCGCGTTCCGGGAAGAGCAGGGGGGTGGGGCGATCGCCACGGGATTCATCATTCTCGATTGGCCAACACGGTAAGCGTCTGATCCAGAACCAGGGAATCTTACCATTATGCTCCAGGCGTCAACCGTAACACAAGGCACGCTGAAGACCCAGCCGCCGTCGCAAGAGGCTTGGGCCAATAAGCGATGAGTCGAATGCGGCGCTTTTGAAAAATCGAAAAGTGAGGGATCTGCACGTCGTTTACAGGGAGTTCGGCCGGTCTTATGCTCAGATGGCAATTCGCGGCGTGTCTGACTGAGCGCATGCAATGCGGGCGAAGAAGACCCGGATTCCTCGAAGGGCGACTCCCAATGTATATCCTGAAGCGGATCGCCGCGTACATGATTGACCTGATGGTGGTCGTGGCCCCGCTCTCTGCGCTCTCCGCCTTCGCCGAGAACGAGGTTTTCGAACGAGTCCCCTCGCAGTTCCTCAGCTTCGGTTCCCCGGTTTCCTGGGCGCTTCCTCTGGCGCTCCCGGTCCTGTTCCTCGGGACGGTTACGGGGCTGACCGGTCGCTCGCCAGGCAAGTTGATCACCTTCTTGAAGGTCGAGGACGGCGGAGGCGACCCGCCCGGGATCGCGCAAGGGATCGTCCGGGAACTCATCAAGGCCGTCTCCCTGGCTTTCATCCTTGGCATCTTCTGGGCGATTCAGAGCCTCGCGACCCGACGCCGGACCTTCTACGACGAGTGGCTCGATCTCGAAGTGGACGACCTGCGGCCGACCGGCCTGACCCCGACCCAGAAGAATTTCCGGAAGTACATGCGAGAGCAGGCCAGGCGGCAGAAAGGCTAACACTCGCCGCCTCCGACTCGACCGCGTTCTCAGTCGCCTTGATTCGAGGTAAACCAATGCCTTGCCAGCCCAGGCGCGAGCGTGAGAACGCCCATCTGCGCGGCGAGTCGGGGATCGGCAAGGATCGTGGCGACGATCGCCGGCGCGAGATGGACCGATCGGCCGAGCGCCGCGCGGGCCAGCTCGATCCGGCCGGCGCGGAGTGCGTCATACGCGCGGTTGAGATATGCGCGGGCGAGTTTGCGGCGGCAGGCTCGCTGATCGAGAGCCGGGAATTTGGCCGTGATCCGTGCGGTTTCTTCCAGATCGTCGAGGGTCGCCTTGAAGCGATGCGTCTCGCTAGCCGCGTGCCACCGCACGGAGACGGTCGCCGGGCCGTTGCACCACGCCACGCCGAACCGCTCGGCGACGCGGATCCAGAAATCCCAGTCGACGGCGTAGCGAAGCGACGAGTCGAAGCCGCTGACGATCTCGTGAGCCCGCTTGTTCGTCGTCACGGCCGAGCATCGGAGAATGTTGCCGCTCGCGAGCGACCTCACGAATCCACCTGGCTGGTAAAGCCCGATTCGGCCCGGGCTGGCCCCGGTCGAGTCCGGAACGCCACCGGGGTCGACGACGTCGGCGGCGACCGGCTTACCCGACTCGTCGACGACGTCGGCAGGGCCGGCGATCAAGCCCAGCGCGTAGGGCCGTTCGCGGTCGATCGCTTCGAGATGGTCGCGAAGATGCCCCGGCCGCATCACGTCGTCTTGATGAAAAATCGCGACCCAGGGGGTGCGGCTCTCGGCCATGCAGCGGTTCCAGTTCGCCGCCAGGCCGAGCCGCTCCGAGCCGGTCACGATTCGCGCGCGGTCGCCGGCCTCGGCGCGAACCCATTCGAGCGTGCGGTCGTCCGAAGAGTCGTCGCAGACGAGAAGGTCGAACGCGGCGTCTTCCTGGGCCAAGATCCCGCGCAGGGCTTCGGTAATGTGGCGTTCGCCGTTGTAGGTGGGGATCGCGACGGTGATGGTCGGCGTCACGGGATCTCGGTGGCCAGGTTGTGAAGCATCTCCCAGGTGTAGATGCCCGACGAATGGCCGTCGCTCCACGAGGGCTGGACCGCGTAGTTGCCGACCATCTCCATCCCGGCGAGCTTGACGTCCTCGCGGACGTGCTCGATCCGGATGATCCGCTCGCCGGTCCACTCGTCCCGGCAACTGGCGCACGGGCATTCCGAGCGGAGGAACCGGTACGGGAACCGATTCACCGCGCCGTCGGGCCAGACGATCTCGAGAAGCTGCTCGGCTTGATGGGCCCGGATATTGCTGGGAGGATCAACCATGGCCACGAAGCCCCGAAAATCAGAATCAGCCGCCGCTCGCGGGATCGCAAGCATGAGACACCAGGATAGCAAAAAACGTCCCTGGCACGAAGAGGCGACGCCCCCGGAACACGCCGACGCCGACGCACTTGATGGACGATTCTACGTCCTGGCCCCGAGCGTCAACGCCGTGCGTCGGGCGCTGTTTCGCGCCCCCGGCGGTGCCAAAGTCGTCGGCCGGCACGACCGCGAGACGATCGCCTGCTCGCACACGATGGACGCCCACAGCCTCGCTCGCCACTGGTCGATCCTCGTCAGCCGCCTCGGCAAGGCCGGCCTGCGCGTGGTGCCTCGGCCGGGATCGGTCGACAACCGAATCCGGCACGAGATCTGACTTGAGCAGCGGCAGCCGCCCACCGACCCGACTCGCGGAAATTGGCTTCTTCTGAAAATCTTCCGGGCCATGTGTCAGGCTGCAGGGGCTGGTAGTTGGCGTTCGCGGTAGTCGGCCCCGTTCTTGAGCAGGTGCCAGATCACCACCAGGATCTTGTGCGCCACGGCGATGAGAGCCTTCTTTTTCCCGAGTCGTGGGACCCATCGACGGTAGCAGATGCTGAAGGCGGTGTTCTTGGCGTGGCTGGCCGACCACGCCGACTGCACCAGGAGCGAACGCAGCCACGGACTCCCCTTGGTCGTCTTGCCGCTGCGGCGTTTGCCGGCGCTTTGGTCGTTGCCCGGGCACAGCCCCGCCCAGGAGCAGAGGTGGCCCGCGGTCGGGAACGACTCCACGTCCGGCCCGATCTCCCCCACGATCACCTCCGCCGCCCGATCCCCCACTCCGGGGATCCCCTGGAGCCGGCCCGCCGCCTCGTCGAACGGCCTCATGGCCTCGTCGATCCGCTCGTCCAGCCGCTCGATCAGGCGTTCCAACGCGTCGATCTGATCCGTCAGCAGCCGGAGCACGAAGCGGTGGTGGTCGGTGACCCGGCCCAACAGCGCCCGCCTCAGCTCGGGGATCTTGCCCCGGAGCCGCTGCTTGGCCAGATCGGCCAGCTTCTCCGGGTCGTCCTGGCCGTCGATGATCGCCCGGATCATGGCGCGCCCCGAGGCCCCCAGGACGTCGCTGGCCACCGACCCCAGCTTGACGTTGGCGTCCTCCAGCGTCTTCTGGAGGCGATTGGCCACCGCGGCGCGGTCGCGGACCAACTCGGTGCGCTGCCGGGTCAGGTCGCGAAGCTCGCGGATCTCCGGCTTGGGGATGAAGCTGGGCGACAGCAGCCCGTGCTGGAGCAACTGGGCGATCCACTCGGCGTCCTTGACGTCGGTCTTGCGGCCGGGGACCTGCTTGAGCCGCCCGGCGTTGACCAGCATCACGTCGAATCGCCCTTCCAGGATGTGGAAGATCGGCTTCCAGTAGACGCCCGTGCTCTCCATGGCGACCTCGCGGACGCCGTGGGCGTCGAGCCAGTCGGCCAGGGCCAGCAAGTCCGCGGTCATCGTGCCGAAGGTGTGGACCACCGAGGCGACCGAGCCGTCGGGGTTGATGTGGCGGACGCAGGCGACGACGGTCTTCTTGTGGACGTCGAGCCCGGCGCAGCGATCGTGAACGATGTCCATGACGTCCCCTCCAACTCGAGTGGTCGGAAACGAAGCAGTCCGAGCCGGTGGGACGACCTCGGGGCGTAAAGCAGTTTCTTCTACGTGCTCCCCCGCTTCCGGGGGGCGACAGGACGGGGTTCGACGTGAAGTCGAGCCGAGGCCGGGACCAAGTTCCTTCGCGGGTTCGCGACACCAAAGCCAATGACGGCCTCTCGCCCAGGGCCGGACATCCGCAGCATAACCCAACCCGACCCCATTTTCATGGGACGGGTTGAGCCAAAGGCTCATGACCGTTCCTTCGTAGAGGAACCAGCGAGTCGCCCCAGGTAAAGCGGGCGGCACTGTCCGTTCCAAGCTTCACCGTTGTAATGCTTTCGGGCGATGGCTATGCCTCACGCCGCGCCGCCGGATTGGCTTCGATCGCTCGGAACACGTTGGTTATCGACCCTGCTTCCGCCGCCCCGGCCGTCCGCTGGTCAATTAGGTTGGTTCGCGCGGATTTGGGATGGTTCGACGTCGCTTCCGCCTTCACCGATACCGAATTGTCAACGAGCCAGGACGCTCCGGACGGAGATTCCCTTACCTAAAGCATACGACGCGATCGCCCAGTTTGGGGGGCCCGTCCTCATGAAAATGGACTCCGGGTCGTGCCGCGAGCGCCCTCCCTAAACGAGCCCGAAGCGCCAGCGAGTGCATTGGTTTGCGTTCGCTGACTCGGCACGCTGACGGGGGAATTCACTCGCTGGCGCTTCGGGCTCGTATTTCGCTCTCCCGATCGTCCCACGGACTATTTTCATGGCAACCCGGTCGATCACTCCTTCGGCGGCGACGGCTTGAGCTGACTCCAACTCGGCAGCGCCGCGCGGATGACGATCGGCGGGCTCTGGTCGGGGTGGGCCTCGCGCGAGGTCGGCGACTTCCAATCGAGGCCGGAGCCGTCGTTCAGCTCAACCGTTTGCTCGGGCAAGTTGCTGAACCGAAACCGCCCGTCGTCGTCCGTCACCGATTCCGGGTCGAATCGCCGGTAGCTGCCCGGAATGCCCGGATCTCGCGTCATCGCGTACATCTCGACGCCGGGGATCGGCCGACCCGTCGACGCCTCCACGACCCGGCCCTCCAGCCGCCTTCCGCGCTCGACCTGGATCTCCGTGGGGCCGCCGCCGGGGTGCAGCGACGCCTTGGTGGGCTGGAAGTCCTTCCGGAAGTTCAATTTTGCGGCGTACCCGTTCCTATCCGCCGCAAGATCGTCGAACCGGAATCGGCCGTCGTGATCGGTCAAGACCGGCGACCCCCAACTGGTTCCCACAAGGGGGTCTTCGAGGACCAGGGAGACGGGCGCGTCACGCAACGGACGGCCGTCGGGTCCGAGGACCCGGCCGGTCGCGACGGTTGTGCGCGGCAGTCGGATCTCGACCTCCTTCGTCGGCTCCACCTCGTCGAGCAGGATCGAATCGCCGGCTTGCGGTGCATGGCCGCGACTCGCGACCGCGACGTAGGTCCCTCCCAGCGGCAGCGGAGAGATGAAGAACCGGCCGCCGGCGTCCACGCTGACGTTGTTGACGTGCAGATACTGGTCGGCGAGACCCGCGGGGGGCTTCACGCACTTGCAGTTCAGGCTCACATTCTCAACAATCGCCGCGCCGTCGACATTGAGCACCCGACCCACGATCGCGCCCGCCGGGATCGCCTTGATCTCGACCGTTTGATCGTCGTCTCCCGGCTTCACCGTCAGGTTGCCGCTTGCAAACCAATAACCGGCCAACGCTTCAAGCTCATAGCTCACCTGACTGCCGACTGGCGCGTCGAAACCCGCTCGTCCATCGCGAAGCTCGACCTTGCGATCGAGATCGACGTCGCCGTTCTTGTAAAAGATCCGGATCAAGCCCGGGGAACGAACCGCCCCATCCGCCGAGACGACATGAAGCGCGACGCGACGGTCGGCCGGCCCCTTGAGGGCTTGATTCAGGTCGACGATCAGCGGGGCGGTCGTCGCGGGGATCGTATACTTCCAGACTCGATTCCCGGACCGGATGGACATCGCGCCAGGGACGAGGTTCTCAAGCTTGAAGCCGCCGGATGGATCAACGGCGACTCTCCCGTTGGATCGCGTCGTCTCCGGTCCGCTCGCGCCCTTCGCGACGAAACCGGTCGGCACGTCCTGGGTCGACCAGAGGATCGGCACGCCGTGGTGATGCTCCAGGGCCTTCAGATCTCCCACGACTCGACCTTCGAGAGTCGGGCATGGGACGACCGTCGCCCGCAGATCGTTCTGCCCCGGCTGCACGTTGGGAATGAAGCCGCTATCCTTGGTCTTGGACTCGACGAGAAGCAAGTATCTGGCCCCGTCCGACAGGGTGTCGATTCGAAATCGGCCTTCGGCGTCGGTCTTGCCGACGATCGGCCCATTGGTTCCATTGTCGCGACCGCCTCGGTCGGGTTGGTGTTCCGCCATGATCCGGATGGTCGCGTCGGCCACCGGGCGGCCGTCGCGATCGACGACGACTCCGCGCGTCTCCTGGGCGTGCTGAAGGGAGAAGCTCGCCGTTCCTCCCGGCTCAGGAGTCGCTCGGAAGTTCGTATCGGGGATCTGGAAACCGTGAGCCGAGATCGAGAAGCCGTAGGTCCGAGCCGCGGCGTGTGCGATCGTCGCGACGCCGTTCGCATCCGTCGTCCAGCCCGGGCGGCTCGACGACCAACTGCCCCTGCTGAGCAAGTTCCCTTTGACCAGAGCGCCCGCGATCGGCTTGCCGCGATCGTCGATCACGCGAACTCGGTAAGGGAAGCCTGGATCGAGGACGATCGCGATGTCCTCGATCGTCTTGCCGGCTTCGGCCTTGAAAGGGCCGACCAGCCTGGGAGCGTAATCGTCGGCATCGGCCAAGATCCAGGCGGAGCCGGTTCCCGACTCGATGGAGAACGTGTCACGGAAATCGCCGGCCGTCCCCTGGCTGCTGCTGTTGCCGTTGGATGTGAGCAGGAACAGCGTCCCCCCCGAGGCGAGCGCCTTGCCGTCCGACGTCCGGATCGTCCCCTTGAGCACGGCTTTGCCGCCGGAACCGACGCCGTAGATCGCCTGCGCCTGCTCGATCTTCTCGACGCGTTGGGCGGGCGTGAGGGCCTGAACGGCCAGGACGACGGCGGCCTGGGTCCCCTTCCAGAGCAACGCCAGCAAGATCGGGCCGATCGCCAGCAGGACGAACAGACTCGCAAGCGAGATCCGCTGGGGGCCGAACCGCTCGCCGGGGCGGAGGACGCGGCGAATCCGCTCCAATAATGTGGAAGGTCGACCGTCACCGCTCCAGGCCGCGACGCCGAGGGGGACGCTCATCATGCCGGCCCATTCCGCCAGGGCGTGCGAGTAGGCCAGTGGATTTCCCAGCAGGCGGACGGCCAGGGCGTCGCAGCAGGCCTCGCGCTCGATCCGAACCTGTCGGCCCAACCACCAGACCGTCGGATTGAAGTACAAGAGCGACTCGATAAGCATCTGCAACAGGTTCACGGCGTAGTCGTGACGACGGATATGGGCTAATTCATGAGCCAGGATCGCGCGGACGGCGTCGGGCGGCAGGCCCGTCATCAGCGCGATCGGCAGGATGAGCGTCGGCCGGATCATTCCGAGCACGGCGGGACCGGCGATCGTTTCGCAGGCGACCACCCGGATCGGACGTCGGATTCGAAGCTCCCCCCGCAGCCGATCGAGCAACGAGACGATCGAGGGTTCCGTGACGCGTGATCCGCGAGCCAGGCGATGGGCCGAGAGAACAGACCCGGCGCTCCTGAGCAGCATCAAGCCGACGCCCGCCAGCCAGCCGATCGCGAGGACCGGAACCCAGGTCGATTCGACGATGATGGATGCCGGCTGTACTGGCTTCGCCATCGGTTCGGTGACGATCTCGGGCGTCGCCTTCTCGATGGCGGCTTCCCGACGGACCGGAGAGACGGGGACGGCGGCCTCGGGGCGTTCGAGCCAGCCCCAGGTCGTCAGCCCCGCGAGCAAGACGCTGAACTGCGCGGCGAGAGTCAGCAGGTAGCGTGTCTCGTGTCGGCCGGCCGGCAACTTCCGCAGCACGAAGGCTAATAGCAAAGAGATCAAGGCCCCTTGCCAGAGCGTGTGCAGGAGAGCCGCGACCAGGAAGCGCCACAACGGTTCGTCGAAGAGGCTCAATCCGATCATACCGCACCCTCCTCGGGCTTGAGATCGCTCTCGGCTTGAGCGATGACCTTGCGGATCTCTTCGAGGTCGCCCGGCCTGACGTCCGCGCCGTCGAGCAGCGACTGAAGCGCCCGCGCCGGGCTGCCGCCGAACGCGTTGCGCAGCAGGTCCTTCATCATCGGGCCGAGAACCTGCCCGCGCTTGTGCTTGGGGTGATACACGTTGGCCTGCCCCAGCCGCGTGTGCCGGACCAGCCCCTTCTTCTCCAAAACCTG contains:
- a CDS encoding RDD family protein produces the protein MYILKRIAAYMIDLMVVVAPLSALSAFAENEVFERVPSQFLSFGSPVSWALPLALPVLFLGTVTGLTGRSPGKLITFLKVEDGGGDPPGIAQGIVRELIKAVSLAFILGIFWAIQSLATRRRTFYDEWLDLEVDDLRPTGLTPTQKNFRKYMREQARRQKG
- a CDS encoding BlaI/MecI/CopY family transcriptional regulator, which gives rise to MGQARPSELELQVLGVLWDRGPSPVREILEAMPDGKDRAYTTILSVLQVLEKKGLVRHTRLGQANVYHPKHKRGQVLGPMMKDLLRNAFGGSPARALQSLLDGADVRPGDLEEIRKVIAQAESDLKPEEGAV
- a CDS encoding M56 family metallopeptidase, coding for MIGLSLFDEPLWRFLVAALLHTLWQGALISLLLAFVLRKLPAGRHETRYLLTLAAQFSVLLAGLTTWGWLERPEAAVPVSPVRREAAIEKATPEIVTEPMAKPVQPASIIVESTWVPVLAIGWLAGVGLMLLRSAGSVLSAHRLARGSRVTEPSIVSLLDRLRGELRIRRPIRVVACETIAGPAVLGMIRPTLILPIALMTGLPPDAVRAILAHELAHIRRHDYAVNLLQMLIESLLYFNPTVWWLGRQVRIEREACCDALAVRLLGNPLAYSHALAEWAGMMSVPLGVAAWSGDGRPSTLLERIRRVLRPGERFGPQRISLASLFVLLAIGPILLALLWKGTQAAVVLAVQALTPAQRVEKIEQAQAIYGVGSGGKAVLKGTIRTSDGKALASGGTLFLLTSNGNSSSQGTAGDFRDTFSIESGTGSAWILADADDYAPRLVGPFKAEAGKTIEDIAIVLDPGFPYRVRVIDDRGKPIAGALVKGNLLSRGSWSSSRPGWTTDANGVATIAHAAARTYGFSISAHGFQIPDTNFRATPEPGGTASFSLQHAQETRGVVVDRDGRPVADATIRIMAEHQPDRGGRDNGTNGPIVGKTDAEGRFRIDTLSDGARYLLLVESKTKDSGFIPNVQPGQNDLRATVVPCPTLEGRVVGDLKALEHHHGVPILWSTQDVPTGFVAKGASGPETTRSNGRVAVDPSGGFKLENLVPGAMSIRSGNRVWKYTIPATTAPLIVDLNQALKGPADRRVALHVVSADGAVRSPGLIRIFYKNGDVDLDRKVELRDGRAGFDAPVGSQVSYELEALAGYWFASGNLTVKPGDDDQTVEIKAIPAGAIVGRVLNVDGAAIVENVSLNCKCVKPPAGLADQYLHVNNVSVDAGGRFFISPLPLGGTYVAVASRGHAPQAGDSILLDEVEPTKEVEIRLPRTTVATGRVLGPDGRPLRDAPVSLVLEDPLVGTSWGSPVLTDHDGRFRFDDLAADRNGYAAKLNFRKDFQPTKASLHPGGGPTEIQVERGRRLEGRVVEASTGRPIPGVEMYAMTRDPGIPGSYRRFDPESVTDDDGRFRFSNLPEQTVELNDGSGLDWKSPTSREAHPDQSPPIVIRAALPSWSQLKPSPPKE
- a CDS encoding DUF971 domain-containing protein, which gives rise to MVDPPSNIRAHQAEQLLEIVWPDGAVNRFPYRFLRSECPCASCRDEWTGERIIRIEHVREDVKLAGMEMVGNYAVQPSWSDGHSSGIYTWEMLHNLATEIP
- a CDS encoding IS110 family transposase; this translates as MDIVHDRCAGLDVHKKTVVACVRHINPDGSVASVVHTFGTMTADLLALADWLDAHGVREVAMESTGVYWKPIFHILEGRFDVMLVNAGRLKQVPGRKTDVKDAEWIAQLLQHGLLSPSFIPKPEIRELRDLTRQRTELVRDRAAVANRLQKTLEDANVKLGSVASDVLGASGRAMIRAIIDGQDDPEKLADLAKQRLRGKIPELRRALLGRVTDHHRFVLRLLTDQIDALERLIERLDERIDEAMRPFDEAAGRLQGIPGVGDRAAEVIVGEIGPDVESFPTAGHLCSWAGLCPGNDQSAGKRRSGKTTKGSPWLRSLLVQSAWSASHAKNTAFSICYRRWVPRLGKKKALIAVAHKILVVIWHLLKNGADYRERQLPAPAA
- a CDS encoding glycosyltransferase family 2 protein, coding for MTPTITVAIPTYNGERHITEALRGILAQEDAAFDLLVCDDSSDDRTLEWVRAEAGDRARIVTGSERLGLAANWNRCMAESRTPWVAIFHQDDVMRPGHLRDHLEAIDRERPYALGLIAGPADVVDESGKPVAADVVDPGGVPDSTGASPGRIGLYQPGGFVRSLASGNILRCSAVTTNKRAHEIVSGFDSSLRYAVDWDFWIRVAERFGVAWCNGPATVSVRWHAASETHRFKATLDDLEETARITAKFPALDQRACRRKLARAYLNRAYDALRAGRIELARAALGRSVHLAPAIVATILADPRLAAQMGVLTLAPGLARHWFTSNQGD
- a CDS encoding YgiQ family radical SAM protein; the encoded protein is MNPVAIAPPPCSSRNAGPNEAPTQLPVLPLVPLTLPHLPSSRAEMDARGWDYVDVVFVTGDAYVDHPAFAMGILGRVLEAAGFRVAILSQPDWRSAAPWRQFGRPRLFFGISAGNMDSMINHYTANKKVRNDDAYSPGGQIGLRPDRATIPYSHRAREAFSGVPIIAGGVEASLRRLAHYDYWSDTVKRSIVLDAKADLVVFGMGEQQIVEIARRLAAGETVKDLRDMRGIAYALGASETPPELALKLPSYEEVKTDKRKFALATKTIHHETNPLNAKTLVQYHDRQAIICNPPPLPISQEDMDRVYGLSYTRRPHPMYKGARIPAYEVVKDSVTIMRGCFGGCTFCSITAHQGRIIQSRSKESILTELQQMGRDPKFSGVVSDIGGPTANMYEMRCTKPEVEAKCKRLSCVHPTVCKLLGTDHGPLIEVMRESRQVAGIDKVLVASGIRMDLAQKSPEYLEELARHHVGGHLKVAPEHTDSNVLKLMKKPNSNDYDGFAEAFQAASAKAGKKQFLVPYYIASHPGSDLDAMIDLALFLKRNGYRPDQVQDFIPAPFDIATCMYYTGFDPFSGEPVYVAQHLRDRKLQRALLQYFRPENYFEVRKALMAAGRQDLIGSGCDALIPAQPPKAALQSRMADAQRSLGEGKYVHTIPSKDGDKPTPAPGAKPPKRAGAGGGYRPHRRTAQKRKSR